A single region of the bacterium genome encodes:
- a CDS encoding NusG domain II-containing protein, translating to MARWRLKPLDIPLAVVLSAAAVIPWMLPDEPGAVAVVTYTGGELRVGLDETRTLVLEGPVGKTVVRIEGGRAWVESSDCPQKLCVKMGKIDKAGEAVWCVPNCVGIRIEGGSGVDAVTR from the coding sequence ATGGCACGCTGGCGGCTGAAACCTCTGGACATCCCGCTGGCCGTCGTGCTCTCGGCGGCGGCGGTGATTCCCTGGATGCTCCCCGATGAGCCGGGCGCCGTGGCGGTCGTCACTTACACCGGCGGTGAGCTCCGCGTCGGCCTCGACGAGACGCGGACCTTGGTGCTGGAGGGGCCCGTCGGCAAAACGGTCGTCAGAATCGAGGGCGGTCGGGCCTGGGTGGAGAGCTCGGACTGCCCCCAGAAGCTCTGCGTGAAGATGGGGAAAATAGACAAGGCGGGCGAGGCGGTCTGGTGCGTGCCCAACTGCGTCGGGATTCGCATCGAGGGGGGAAGCGGTGTTGACGCCGTTACCCGTTAG